Proteins encoded by one window of Chondromyces crocatus:
- a CDS encoding extensin family protein, giving the protein MRGSAVALAAALALVLPGSCSLHGVTADDSAPAGALASGAGKEATSLEVSTSPSSEAVGAEVPNVREGVAAGGPNVLQDARRMLHSGFDRETRPARQWEYISTAADATCRAELEQMGAKFKSLPDVAKPNRNGCGVPHGVLLSRGPTGIVYSPPIQVDCSLALRLQKVEQILQEEAAQHLGGELARVITLGSYACRPVVGRLAGKSGGISEHSFGNAVDIARFEPKRGRAASVLRDYKPGEAAESGPTRFLRAVTKRLRSEGAIRRVLGPDFDASHRDHLHLDQGTPWWH; this is encoded by the coding sequence ATGCGTGGATCCGCTGTCGCTCTCGCTGCCGCGCTTGCCCTGGTGCTACCGGGGTCGTGCTCTTTGCACGGGGTCACGGCCGACGACTCCGCGCCGGCTGGAGCCCTCGCTTCCGGGGCTGGTAAGGAAGCGACGAGCCTGGAAGTCTCGACCTCTCCGTCGAGCGAGGCGGTGGGCGCAGAGGTGCCGAACGTGCGGGAGGGCGTGGCGGCAGGGGGGCCGAACGTGCTCCAGGACGCGCGCCGCATGCTCCACAGCGGGTTCGACCGCGAGACGCGGCCGGCGCGACAGTGGGAGTACATCTCGACCGCCGCCGACGCGACCTGCCGCGCGGAACTCGAGCAGATGGGGGCGAAGTTCAAGTCGCTTCCCGATGTCGCCAAACCCAACCGCAACGGCTGCGGTGTGCCGCATGGCGTGCTCCTCAGCCGGGGACCGACCGGCATCGTCTACAGCCCACCGATCCAGGTGGATTGCTCGCTGGCGCTCCGTCTGCAGAAGGTGGAGCAGATCCTCCAGGAAGAGGCCGCGCAGCACCTCGGCGGTGAACTCGCGCGGGTGATCACGCTCGGCAGCTATGCTTGCCGTCCGGTGGTGGGGCGGCTGGCGGGCAAGAGCGGGGGGATCAGTGAGCACTCCTTCGGAAATGCGGTGGACATTGCGCGCTTCGAGCCCAAGCGGGGGCGTGCCGCGAGCGTGCTGCGCGACTACAAGCCGGGGGAGGCGGCGGAATCGGGGCCGACCCGGTTCCTCCGGGCCGTGACGAAGCGGCTCCGGAGCGAGGGGGCGATCCGGCGTGTGCTCGGACCTGACTTCGATGCGAGCCATCGCGACCACCTCCACCTGGATCAAGGGACGCCGTGGTGGCATTGA
- a CDS encoding aldo/keto reductase, whose product MACSWSPVRLGRSDIQACPLGLAAGYGISGRDVERAFERGVNLMYWGSTRTSDFGEAIKRIAARDRERLALVIQTYERRPSKIGRSLEKALRTLALDHTDILLLGWWNLPPGEALLDAAAEQVRLGRARSVMVSCHHRPTFPILARDARVDHLMIRYNAAHPGADQDVFPHLPTSRPGVIAYTATSWGQLLDRAIVPAGEPPPTGSDCYRFVLSNPNIDACYAGAKNAEQLDEALRALDRGPMTEEELAWIRRVGVSARDRAQLQQKGMGFADRLVNLISGFGFRTTAELPR is encoded by the coding sequence ATGGCTTGTTCCTGGTCGCCGGTTCGCCTGGGCCGCTCCGACATTCAAGCATGCCCCCTCGGGCTCGCAGCGGGGTACGGGATCTCGGGGCGTGACGTCGAGCGCGCGTTCGAGCGCGGCGTCAACCTCATGTACTGGGGCTCGACGCGCACGAGCGACTTCGGCGAGGCCATCAAGCGCATCGCCGCACGCGATCGCGAACGCCTCGCGCTGGTCATCCAGACCTACGAACGGCGTCCTTCGAAGATCGGCCGCTCTCTGGAGAAGGCCCTCCGCACCCTCGCGCTCGACCACACCGACATCCTGCTCCTCGGCTGGTGGAACCTTCCTCCTGGCGAGGCCCTGCTCGACGCCGCGGCCGAGCAGGTGCGCCTCGGCCGCGCCCGCAGCGTCATGGTCTCGTGCCACCACCGGCCCACGTTCCCGATCCTCGCTCGTGATGCGCGCGTCGATCACCTCATGATCCGCTACAACGCGGCCCACCCCGGTGCCGATCAGGACGTCTTCCCTCACTTGCCCACCTCGCGGCCTGGCGTCATTGCCTACACCGCCACGTCCTGGGGACAGCTCCTCGACCGCGCCATCGTGCCGGCGGGAGAGCCGCCGCCCACGGGCTCCGACTGCTACCGCTTCGTGCTCTCGAACCCGAACATCGACGCCTGCTATGCCGGCGCGAAGAACGCCGAGCAGCTCGACGAGGCCCTGCGCGCCCTGGATCGAGGGCCCATGACCGAAGAGGAACTCGCCTGGATCCGCCGGGTGGGCGTCTCCGCCCGCGACCGCGCCCAGCTCCAGCAGAAAGGGATGGGGTTCGCCGACCGCCTGGTGAACCTGATCTCCGGCTTCGGCTTCCGCACCACCGCGGAACTGCCCCGCTGA
- a CDS encoding AAA family ATPase → MFTKLGLRNFKAWRGTHEARLRPITLVLGVNSAGKTSLLQPLLLLQQTAASPDRRSALDLGGQPGARLHFGTMIDVLSGHDPSQTLAFELGFVPTVQAGRGVDAGAGVGVEAGNGAGGGAAGEVERAGQDESLFRAAYGATEDGGAVVLCAGFTTKGKTYEVERVTDEAYALTAPPLSGGAPAVVSPDFAPERSIAFSPEALAALGAEGAVVRDAALALRNELSAVAYLGPLREFPARSHAWQGHAPERLGSKGEFAVQALLAEALLMGAEGGASAEQAVRGEGEVLRSALLEQVSRWLVVMGVADGLELVPQGASGSYAVVVVRGKERANLADVGFGVSQVLPILVLAHVVPRGATILLEQPEIHLHPLAQSALANLLVEVSLSRGVQFLVETHSEHLFRRLQSLLAEAAIQPDQCALHVVTHDGEGAALHPLEVDAYGRVTRWPARLFGDAVGEAERQLRWMVRRKQEERGRG, encoded by the coding sequence ATGTTCACCAAGCTCGGCCTCCGGAATTTCAAGGCCTGGAGAGGGACCCATGAGGCGCGGCTGCGGCCGATCACGCTCGTGCTGGGGGTGAACTCGGCCGGGAAGACGAGCTTGCTCCAGCCGCTGCTGCTGCTCCAGCAGACGGCGGCTTCGCCGGATCGGCGCTCGGCGCTGGATCTGGGGGGGCAGCCAGGTGCCCGGCTGCACTTCGGGACGATGATCGATGTGCTGTCGGGTCATGACCCGAGCCAGACGCTCGCGTTCGAGCTGGGGTTCGTTCCCACCGTGCAGGCGGGGCGAGGGGTCGATGCCGGAGCAGGCGTTGGCGTCGAAGCAGGGAACGGTGCTGGAGGGGGGGCTGCGGGGGAGGTCGAGCGGGCGGGTCAGGACGAGAGCCTGTTTCGCGCGGCGTACGGTGCGACGGAGGACGGGGGAGCCGTGGTGCTGTGCGCAGGCTTCACGACCAAGGGGAAGACGTACGAGGTGGAGCGCGTCACGGATGAGGCGTACGCGCTGACAGCACCCCCGCTCTCTGGAGGTGCGCCCGCCGTGGTGAGCCCCGACTTCGCGCCGGAGCGGTCGATCGCGTTCTCTCCGGAGGCGCTGGCAGCGCTCGGTGCCGAGGGGGCCGTGGTTCGAGATGCGGCGCTCGCGTTGCGCAACGAGCTTTCGGCGGTCGCCTACCTGGGGCCACTGCGGGAGTTTCCGGCGCGGAGCCATGCGTGGCAGGGGCACGCGCCGGAGCGGCTGGGGAGCAAGGGGGAGTTCGCCGTCCAGGCGCTGCTCGCGGAGGCGCTGCTGATGGGGGCCGAAGGGGGAGCGAGCGCCGAGCAAGCCGTGCGGGGTGAGGGGGAGGTGCTGAGGAGCGCCCTGCTCGAGCAGGTGTCGCGGTGGCTCGTCGTCATGGGAGTAGCCGATGGGCTGGAGCTGGTCCCGCAGGGGGCGTCGGGCTCGTACGCGGTGGTGGTGGTCCGAGGGAAGGAGCGGGCGAACCTCGCGGATGTGGGCTTCGGGGTGTCGCAGGTGCTCCCCATCCTGGTGCTGGCCCACGTGGTGCCGCGCGGGGCGACGATCCTCCTGGAGCAGCCGGAGATTCACCTGCATCCGCTGGCGCAGAGCGCACTCGCGAACCTGCTGGTGGAGGTGTCGCTGTCCCGGGGTGTGCAGTTCCTGGTGGAGACGCACTCGGAGCACCTGTTCCGGAGGCTCCAGTCGTTGCTGGCGGAGGCTGCCATCCAGCCCGACCAGTGCGCGCTGCACGTGGTGACGCATGATGGCGAGGGCGCAGCGCTGCACCCGCTGGAGGTGGACGCTTACGGGCGGGTCACGCGCTGGCCGGCGCGGCTCTTCGGCGACGCGGTGGGAGAGGCGGAGCGGCAGCTCCGGTGGATGGTGCGGCGGAAGCAAGAGGAGCGCGGGCGTGGCTGA
- a CDS encoding DUF1826 domain-containing protein encodes MRLDRVTTAMCPRLHVDRVTARIVVTYVGAGTEYVPSEHVDRRWLGHAACGAPDAESGLLLPGASVRCCAAGDVILLKGEAWPGHEGRGAVHRSPDCSARSPRLVMTLDPLFGGALVGHGGR; translated from the coding sequence GTGAGGCTCGATCGCGTCACGACCGCGATGTGCCCTCGTCTGCACGTCGACCGGGTGACGGCGCGCATCGTGGTGACGTACGTCGGAGCAGGGACCGAGTACGTGCCCAGCGAGCATGTGGATCGGCGGTGGCTGGGACATGCCGCCTGCGGCGCCCCAGACGCCGAGTCAGGGCTCCTCTTGCCTGGAGCGAGCGTGCGGTGCTGCGCTGCGGGCGACGTGATCCTCCTCAAAGGCGAGGCGTGGCCCGGTCACGAGGGGCGCGGCGCCGTGCATCGGTCCCCGGACTGTTCCGCCCGAAGTCCGCGGCTCGTGATGACGCTGGACCCGTTGTTCGGTGGAGCGCTGGTGGGCCATGGCGGTCGGTGA
- a CDS encoding polysaccharide deacetylase family protein gives MSGCSLDQANAEGQIPAAHQESGAAGPSPFVPVSAAPEKNKAPETADALPSGTGVRIKTCPARGGKVVVLSFDDGPSPYTDSLLAILKEKKAPAAFFLKAKKLAKDFPKYDEYRARVKRIAEAGHAVCSHTFSHSGLVGPHVTEASVREDITKAEDLIADITGRRPKCLRPPFGDTDERSLKILKELDYQVILWNLNTDDWRYGSSDREKDFDPPKILDMVRKTLDKSEGPFIHIQHDSEESEASVKMVPQVIDLLRSRGYTTITLQECLGRPIDIPKL, from the coding sequence GTGAGTGGCTGTTCCCTGGACCAGGCGAACGCCGAGGGGCAGATCCCTGCGGCGCATCAAGAGTCCGGTGCCGCTGGGCCGTCGCCGTTCGTTCCTGTCAGCGCAGCGCCCGAGAAGAACAAGGCCCCGGAGACGGCGGATGCGCTCCCCTCAGGGACAGGGGTGCGCATCAAGACGTGCCCCGCGCGAGGCGGCAAGGTCGTGGTCTTGTCATTCGATGACGGTCCGAGCCCCTACACGGACAGCCTCCTTGCCATCCTCAAAGAGAAGAAGGCTCCGGCTGCGTTCTTCCTCAAGGCGAAGAAGCTCGCCAAGGATTTCCCCAAATACGATGAATATCGGGCCCGCGTGAAGCGTATCGCCGAGGCCGGTCACGCGGTCTGCAGCCATACGTTCTCGCACAGTGGGCTGGTCGGCCCTCATGTGACCGAAGCATCGGTGCGCGAAGACATCACCAAAGCCGAGGACCTCATCGCCGACATCACCGGTCGTCGACCCAAGTGCCTGCGTCCACCCTTCGGGGACACCGACGAGCGTTCGCTCAAGATCCTGAAGGAGCTCGATTACCAGGTGATCTTGTGGAACCTGAACACGGACGACTGGAGGTATGGGAGCAGCGATCGGGAGAAGGACTTCGACCCGCCGAAGATCCTGGACATGGTTCGAAAGACCCTCGACAAGAGTGAAGGGCCCTTCATCCACATCCAGCATGACTCGGAGGAGTCAGAGGCGTCGGTGAAGATGGTGCCGCAGGTGATCGACCTTCTGCGATCGCGGGGCTACACGACGATCACCCTTCAGGAATGTCTGGGCAGACCCATCGACATCCCGAAGCTGTGA
- the zigA gene encoding zinc metallochaperone GTPase ZigA, whose protein sequence is MHPPTKLPVTVLSGFLGAGKTTLLNHVLENRDGLRVAVIVNDMSEVNVDARLVEGGGAALRRVDEKLVEMQNGCICCTLREDLLVEVGRLAKEGRFDYLLIESTGVSEPLPVAETFTFEDESGMRLSDVARLDTMVTVVDAKAFLADWQSADDLRARKIALGEGDERTVADLLVEQVEFADVLVLSKLDLVTEEEGALLEDLLRHLNPGARVVRADRGRVPLPSVLGTGLFDFERASRAPGWLRELRGEHMPETEALGISSVVYRARRPFHPLRLWQVLQDDAGWDGVLRSKGFLWLASRMDVMGLWSQAGSSASCQPAGLWYAGLPEKERPSDPETRAMIAQAWQEPWGDRRQELVFIGVGIDERTLRERLDGALLTDAESVLGPAVWATYEDPFFGEASQDEVTA, encoded by the coding sequence ATGCATCCGCCGACGAAGCTTCCTGTGACCGTCCTTTCTGGCTTTCTGGGGGCCGGCAAGACGACCCTTCTCAACCACGTTCTGGAAAACCGTGATGGCCTGCGGGTCGCGGTGATCGTCAACGACATGAGCGAGGTGAACGTCGACGCCCGCCTCGTGGAAGGCGGGGGCGCGGCGCTGCGTCGTGTCGACGAGAAGCTAGTGGAGATGCAGAACGGTTGCATATGCTGCACCCTCCGGGAGGATCTGCTCGTCGAGGTGGGGAGGCTCGCGAAGGAGGGTCGTTTCGACTACCTCCTCATCGAGTCGACGGGTGTTTCCGAGCCTCTCCCCGTGGCCGAGACGTTCACCTTCGAAGACGAAAGTGGGATGCGGCTGTCGGACGTGGCGCGCCTCGACACGATGGTGACGGTGGTCGACGCGAAGGCCTTTCTCGCCGACTGGCAGAGCGCAGATGACCTGCGCGCGCGCAAGATCGCGCTTGGAGAGGGAGATGAGCGGACGGTGGCCGATCTCCTCGTGGAGCAGGTGGAGTTCGCCGACGTGCTGGTGCTCTCCAAGCTGGATCTGGTGACCGAGGAGGAGGGGGCGCTGCTGGAAGACCTGTTGCGGCACCTGAATCCAGGGGCGCGCGTCGTCCGCGCCGATCGGGGACGTGTGCCGCTACCGAGCGTGCTCGGGACGGGGCTTTTCGATTTCGAGAGGGCATCGCGCGCGCCCGGCTGGCTCAGGGAGCTGCGCGGTGAGCACATGCCGGAGACGGAGGCGCTCGGGATCTCGAGCGTCGTCTACCGGGCGCGTCGACCGTTTCATCCGCTGCGCCTCTGGCAGGTGCTGCAAGACGACGCGGGCTGGGATGGCGTGCTGCGCTCCAAGGGCTTTCTCTGGCTGGCGTCACGGATGGACGTGATGGGTCTGTGGTCTCAGGCCGGGAGCTCGGCGAGCTGCCAGCCGGCGGGGCTGTGGTACGCGGGGTTGCCCGAGAAGGAGCGTCCGTCGGACCCGGAGACGAGGGCGATGATCGCGCAGGCCTGGCAGGAGCCCTGGGGGGATCGTCGGCAGGAGCTGGTCTTCATCGGGGTGGGGATCGATGAGCGCACCCTGAGGGAGAGGCTGGATGGGGCGCTGCTCACGGACGCCGAGAGCGTTCTGGGGCCAGCCGTCTGGGCGACCTACGAAGACCCGTTCTTCGGTGAGGCGAGCCAGGACGAGGTGACGGCGTGA
- a CDS encoding polysaccharide deacetylase family protein produces MRSTTSAGLALTLSLGIWSCVIDTEDPQGRSTEVPSAGAGAARASEPPASEPRESSFTLEHANQPLVVDREGRPLEAEEASVTNPAPSPDALVGPGIPIKSCPAKTGKFAVLTFDDGPSPFTDELLGHLHAKGAPAAFFLKGKKLADDFTGHAEHRARVQRIAAAGHEICNHTFTHDGLVYPGKGEAAIRADMLDAEDLIADVTGRRTRCMRPPYGDHNPQVLGILASLDYRVIMWSLNTDDWRYGSIEYPADISPTKILELVDKTLRQSTEPLIHIQHDAEDSEPSVATVPQVIDAIRAQGWTLISLSECLGEPIDVPAQ; encoded by the coding sequence ATGCGAAGCACGACATCGGCTGGATTGGCGCTCACCCTGTCGCTCGGCATCTGGAGCTGTGTGATCGACACGGAGGATCCACAGGGACGTTCGACGGAGGTTCCCTCGGCAGGCGCTGGCGCTGCACGGGCGAGTGAGCCACCCGCGAGTGAGCCCAGAGAGTCCTCGTTCACGCTGGAGCACGCGAACCAGCCGCTCGTCGTGGATCGTGAGGGCCGCCCGCTCGAGGCGGAGGAAGCGAGCGTGACGAATCCAGCGCCATCCCCCGACGCCCTGGTCGGTCCTGGTATCCCGATCAAGAGCTGTCCGGCAAAGACGGGGAAGTTCGCCGTGCTCACGTTCGACGATGGTCCGAGTCCCTTCACAGACGAGCTGCTCGGTCATCTCCACGCCAAGGGGGCGCCGGCTGCGTTCTTCCTCAAGGGAAAGAAGCTGGCCGACGACTTCACCGGCCACGCCGAGCACCGCGCCCGGGTGCAGCGGATCGCCGCGGCCGGCCACGAGATCTGCAACCACACTTTCACGCACGACGGGCTGGTGTATCCGGGGAAGGGGGAGGCGGCGATCCGGGCGGACATGCTCGATGCCGAGGATCTCATCGCCGACGTCACGGGTCGTCGTACGCGGTGCATGCGCCCTCCCTACGGTGACCACAACCCGCAGGTGCTCGGGATTCTCGCCTCCCTGGACTACCGCGTGATCATGTGGAGCCTGAACACCGACGACTGGCGGTACGGGAGCATCGAGTATCCCGCGGACATCAGTCCTACCAAGATCCTGGAGCTGGTGGACAAGACGCTGCGTCAGAGCACGGAGCCGCTGATCCACATCCAGCATGACGCCGAGGACTCGGAGCCGTCGGTCGCCACCGTGCCTCAGGTGATCGACGCCATCCGCGCCCAGGGCTGGACCCTCATCTCGCTCTCGGAGTGCCTGGGCGAGCCCATCGACGTCCCGGCGCAATAG
- a CDS encoding RNA ligase family protein, which produces MTAHDEFFKFPSTPHIAWLAAGSPRADKVLDLDDAKAMLDGGVIVEEKVDGANLGISVDGSGGFCVQNRGTILGPGAHPQFQPLWGWLAAREERLRAALGTGLILFGEWCFAVHSIRYTRLPDWFLGFDVYDRTAGRFWSTRRRDALLEALGIEGVPRVGAGRFTMEGLVALLGSSGLTEGPLEGVYVRQEDEDWLLDRAKLVRGEFVQSIEEHWRTRKLEKNALAR; this is translated from the coding sequence ATGACGGCGCATGACGAGTTCTTCAAGTTTCCATCCACTCCCCACATTGCGTGGCTCGCTGCTGGGTCGCCGCGTGCGGACAAGGTGCTCGACCTCGATGACGCGAAGGCCATGCTGGATGGCGGAGTGATCGTCGAGGAGAAGGTGGATGGCGCGAACCTCGGGATCTCGGTCGACGGGTCGGGAGGCTTCTGCGTGCAGAACCGGGGGACGATCCTCGGGCCCGGGGCACACCCGCAGTTCCAGCCGCTGTGGGGCTGGCTGGCAGCGCGGGAGGAGCGGCTCCGGGCCGCGCTGGGGACAGGGCTCATCCTGTTCGGGGAGTGGTGCTTCGCGGTGCACTCGATCCGCTACACGAGGCTTCCGGACTGGTTCCTGGGGTTCGATGTGTACGATCGGACGGCGGGGCGGTTCTGGTCGACGCGCCGTCGGGACGCGCTGCTGGAAGCGCTGGGGATCGAGGGCGTGCCCCGGGTGGGAGCTGGGCGGTTCACGATGGAAGGCCTCGTGGCGCTGCTCGGGTCATCCGGGCTGACGGAAGGGCCTCTGGAGGGGGTCTACGTGCGGCAGGAGGACGAGGACTGGCTCCTGGATCGCGCGAAGCTGGTGCGAGGGGAGTTCGTGCAGAGCATCGAGGAGCACTGGCGGACGCGGAAGCTGGAGAAGAACGCGCTGGCGCGGTGA
- a CDS encoding GNAT family N-acetyltransferase, translating to MIERSEAALFERIEAFYDAVPRDRAQVESFGPLTLFVADPEGLPLYARPALHAFGAPTVDDIRTVRERQRELDVPEAFEWVQESTPSLGAMIEAEGLTILHAPLMVLEPARLRAFAPSVSTPVRLLDPDRETFAEDLSSFRAIAQVSFAASGMAVGLSGPAERDEVRAPALDVEVTGERVRAKQAAYALAGEGPDGALAGGAFQRAGDVVEIVGVATLPSARRGGLGAAVTAALAREALVSGAALVILSAGSDDVARVYARLGFRRVGTACIAAPVDADVPG from the coding sequence ATGATCGAACGCTCGGAAGCCGCTTTGTTCGAACGGATCGAGGCCTTCTACGACGCGGTGCCCAGAGACAGGGCCCAGGTCGAGTCGTTCGGTCCTCTGACGCTGTTCGTAGCGGACCCGGAAGGGTTGCCCCTTTACGCTCGTCCTGCGCTCCACGCCTTCGGAGCGCCCACGGTGGACGACATCCGCACTGTGAGAGAACGGCAACGCGAACTCGACGTGCCCGAGGCCTTCGAGTGGGTCCAGGAGTCGACGCCTTCACTCGGAGCGATGATCGAAGCGGAGGGGCTCACGATCCTGCACGCTCCGCTGATGGTCCTCGAGCCGGCGCGGCTTCGGGCGTTCGCGCCTTCGGTGAGCACGCCAGTGCGGCTCCTCGATCCCGATCGAGAGACCTTTGCCGAGGATCTGTCCTCGTTCCGCGCGATCGCGCAGGTAAGCTTCGCCGCGTCAGGGATGGCGGTGGGGCTTTCCGGGCCTGCGGAACGTGACGAAGTGCGCGCTCCCGCGCTGGACGTCGAGGTGACGGGCGAGCGAGTCCGCGCGAAGCAGGCCGCCTATGCGCTGGCGGGCGAGGGGCCGGACGGCGCGCTCGCCGGAGGTGCGTTCCAGCGCGCAGGCGATGTCGTGGAGATTGTCGGTGTCGCGACGCTGCCCTCGGCGCGACGCGGAGGGCTCGGGGCTGCGGTGACGGCTGCGCTCGCGCGAGAGGCGCTGGTCAGCGGGGCGGCGCTGGTGATCCTGTCTGCTGGCAGCGATGACGTCGCCCGCGTGTACGCGCGGCTCGGCTTCCGGCGGGTTGGCACGGCGTGCATCGCTGCGCCGGTGGACGCGGACGTCCCCGGATGA
- a CDS encoding porin codes for MKQWFEKIQLRGYTQLRYNQLGATNGDLKNIQGDRSIGSDGGFFIRRARLILQGDVHERVFIYLQPDFASTVSDQLHAPTLRDWYADIALDEEKAFRFRVGQSKVPYGFENMQSSSNRAPFDRADATNSTFKDERELGVFFYYAPPTIRKLYSELANAEMKGSGDYGVVALGVFNGQGANKLEKNATPHVIARATYPFTLGSQLLEIGAAGYYGKYEVGTSDGVVVDDGIRDVRAIGSFVLYPRPIGLQLEYNIGRGPELSEGRIRERPLHGGYALLSARLGDFTPYARLSLYRGARKFETDAPRYKVNEAELGLEWRALKALELTAAYTFAERTFPSPPYQQESGRLVRLQLQFNY; via the coding sequence GTGAAGCAGTGGTTCGAGAAGATCCAGCTCCGTGGCTATACCCAGCTCCGTTACAACCAGCTGGGCGCGACGAACGGGGATCTCAAGAACATCCAGGGAGATCGGTCCATCGGGAGCGATGGTGGGTTCTTCATCCGCCGTGCGCGCCTCATCCTTCAGGGGGACGTCCACGAGCGTGTCTTCATCTATCTCCAGCCCGATTTCGCGTCGACGGTTTCCGACCAGCTCCACGCGCCGACCCTGAGGGACTGGTATGCGGACATCGCGCTCGACGAAGAGAAGGCATTCCGCTTTCGCGTCGGGCAATCCAAGGTGCCCTACGGCTTCGAGAACATGCAGTCGAGCTCCAACCGGGCGCCATTCGACCGCGCGGACGCGACGAACAGCACTTTCAAGGATGAGCGCGAGCTGGGCGTGTTCTTTTACTATGCGCCTCCGACGATCCGGAAGCTCTACAGCGAGCTGGCGAATGCGGAGATGAAGGGATCTGGCGACTACGGGGTGGTGGCGCTCGGCGTTTTCAATGGACAGGGCGCGAACAAGCTCGAGAAGAATGCGACTCCCCACGTGATTGCTCGGGCGACCTATCCCTTCACGCTCGGCAGTCAGCTCCTCGAGATCGGTGCCGCGGGCTATTACGGTAAGTATGAGGTGGGCACCAGCGACGGCGTGGTCGTCGACGATGGCATCCGCGACGTCCGAGCCATCGGCTCTTTCGTGCTGTATCCACGGCCCATCGGCTTGCAGCTCGAATACAACATCGGCCGGGGCCCTGAACTTTCGGAGGGCCGGATCAGGGAGAGGCCACTCCACGGCGGCTATGCATTGCTCTCGGCGCGTCTCGGTGACTTCACACCCTATGCGAGGCTCTCCCTTTACCGCGGCGCTCGCAAGTTCGAGACCGATGCGCCTCGCTACAAGGTGAACGAGGCCGAGCTGGGGCTCGAGTGGCGTGCCCTCAAGGCGCTCGAGCTGACGGCTGCGTACACCTTCGCGGAGCGGACGTTCCCGTCTCCACCCTACCAGCAAGAGAGTGGGCGCCTGGTGCGCCTGCAGCTCCAGTTCAACTACTGA